The DNA segment ATAAAGGCTTGGGAAAAATTTATCAAGAACCATTTCAAGAATCTGAACAGTGGCTGCAATAACTCCAATGTAAATTATAAGTCCGAGAAAAGAGATGTCAAGGTTTTCCATTCCAGCCCATTTTAGCGCGCCCGGAGCAAGCAGATTGCGGTAGATCAGATTGTTTAACGGCATGGTGACAGACTGCACCACTACAACAGCAATGCCAAGACCTATTGCAGAATCAACCCTTTTGGATACTGCAATAAATGTACACATACCGAGAAAAAAGGCCAGTGCCATGTTCTCAATAAAAATAGATTTTATAAACAAACTTAAATAATGTTCCAGCATACCATTCTCCTGTTACATTGATCAGCTGTGGGCATCTGTGTCCTCGGGATTAATTGTTCGCATAATCCAGATAATAATTCCCAGCAGAAAAAATGCGCTGGCAGGCAGCAGCAAAAGACC comes from the bacterium genome and includes:
- a CDS encoding NADH:ubiquinone reductase (Na(+)-transporting) subunit E (Part of the NQR complex which consists of NqrA, NqrB, NqrC, NqrD, NqrE and NqrF; NQR complex catalyzes the reduction of ubiquinone-1 to ubiquinol by two successive reactions, coupled with the transport of Na(+) ions from the cytoplasm to the periplasm; NqrE is probably involved in the second step, the conversion of ubisemiquinone to ubiquinol.); translated protein: MEHYLSLFIKSIFIENMALAFFLGMCTFIAVSKRVDSAIGLGIAVVVVQSVTMPLNNLIYRNLLAPGALKWAGMENLDISFLGLIIYIGVIAATVQILEMVLDKFFPSLYNALGIFLPLITVNCAILGGSLFMVERNYNFAESAVFGVG